In Persicimonas caeni, a single window of DNA contains:
- a CDS encoding MBL fold metallo-hydrolase encodes MLEQLWLFHCGWIRVPRPIIVAGAPMTFPRLPMLAALGYHSEHGPFLIDAPFGHEGPSNVGSMMGALLRGAGLKFEDEWSVVPRLEQLGFRPSEINHILMTHLHYDHTGGMKELGHAHFHIARSEWEFPLSLTPFTALREGYQLDDFRAMRNRVELFDDPAPLEEDPDGVDLFGDGSVRAVGLPGHSIGHVGYRLTFDDGRRVFLVGDAAFCVEHIIERRRLGRMPRSFAYNLAQAEETLRSLRLYHDEHPDEVIVPSHDFEWGERCLDGPTPLHRLEG; translated from the coding sequence ATGCTCGAACAGCTCTGGCTGTTTCACTGTGGGTGGATACGTGTGCCCCGCCCGATCATCGTGGCGGGCGCTCCGATGACGTTTCCGCGCCTGCCAATGCTCGCCGCACTCGGCTATCACTCCGAGCACGGCCCTTTTTTGATTGACGCGCCGTTTGGCCACGAGGGCCCCTCGAACGTCGGCTCGATGATGGGCGCGCTGCTTCGCGGCGCCGGTCTGAAGTTCGAAGACGAGTGGTCGGTGGTCCCGCGCCTCGAGCAACTCGGTTTTCGCCCCTCCGAGATCAACCACATCTTGATGACTCACCTCCACTACGATCACACCGGTGGGATGAAGGAGTTGGGCCACGCGCATTTCCACATCGCCCGCAGCGAGTGGGAGTTCCCGCTGAGCCTCACGCCCTTCACCGCGCTTCGCGAGGGCTACCAACTCGACGATTTTCGGGCGATGCGAAACCGCGTCGAGCTATTCGACGACCCCGCCCCTCTCGAAGAAGACCCCGATGGGGTCGATTTGTTCGGCGACGGCTCGGTGCGCGCGGTGGGCCTGCCCGGCCACTCCATCGGCCACGTCGGCTACCGGTTGACCTTTGACGACGGCCGGCGCGTCTTTTTGGTCGGAGACGCCGCCTTTTGCGTCGAGCACATCATCGAGCGCCGCCGGCTGGGTCGCATGCCGCGCTCGTTCGCCTACAACCTCGCGCAGGCCGAGGAGACGCTTCGCTCACTGCGCCTCTACCACGACGAGCATCCCGACGAGGTCATCGTCCCCTCCCACGACTTCGAATGGGGCGAGCGTTGCCTCGACGGGCCGACGCCGCTGCATCGGTTGGAGGGTTGA
- a CDS encoding Zn-ribbon domain-containing OB-fold protein, protein MNEALVASSPNPTSSNPMRAAAGHTYLCVTDLYEQQLRQGNLVAAQCVSCSQHHFPPTDLCPHCQSAHMRPLALSGRGRLCSAEIAASPEELSLGRILLEEGIHVRALLVGAFRDPQVLRASLAQKPVEVTPAVLSTCGVTILAFKPA, encoded by the coding sequence ATGAACGAAGCTCTCGTTGCTTCCTCGCCGAACCCGACCTCATCAAACCCGATGAGGGCGGCGGCGGGGCACACGTATCTCTGCGTAACCGACCTGTACGAGCAGCAGTTGCGTCAGGGGAACTTGGTCGCAGCGCAATGTGTCTCGTGCAGCCAACACCACTTTCCTCCCACCGATCTGTGCCCGCATTGCCAGTCGGCCCACATGCGTCCGCTGGCGTTGTCCGGACGCGGCCGGCTCTGCTCGGCCGAGATTGCCGCGAGTCCCGAAGAGCTTTCCTTGGGGCGCATTCTGCTCGAAGAAGGCATCCACGTACGTGCGCTGCTTGTCGGCGCCTTTCGCGACCCTCAGGTCTTGCGTGCCAGCTTGGCCCAAAAGCCCGTCGAGGTGACTCCGGCCGTCCTGTCGACCTGCGGTGTGACGATCCTGGCTTTCAAGCCTGCCTGA
- a CDS encoding MXAN_5808 family serine peptidase has translation MEKLMGNLKRHGRFIVAFLSLAIAFVLSVQFSDRGVQFDLKNSEVSASEGKDGEYDLSALKILNRVLLRIKDNYVEPERVDPNKMLIAALDEVQNSITELVVTFVGGKENPSAIKVHVNGSTKSFKVKELESLWEMSFRLQKMFRFVEEHLQEDPDLDFREIEYAAINGMLTTLDPHSTLLPPRHYEEMQTQTGGKFGGLGIVISIRDGELTVMSPIPDTPAAKQGIKAKDKIVRIGEESTINMNLNEAVSMMRGEPGTAVDIWIKRKAWSEPRKFTVTRAIINIESVDSQALGDKVGYIRIKNFQANTHSDLVKHLKKLKKKMGGMQGLVLDLRDNPGGLLDQAIKVSDAFLDQGAIVSTVGVGNKMRDKKVATKSGTEPKYPIVVLVNAGSASASEIVSGALQNHDRALVVGDTTFGKGSVQVLYEFNDNSALKLTVAQYLTPGDISIQGKGIAPDLRLVPVALADGEADMFLSNNILRESDLESHLSNAAAHAAGDGVGFVRFLEDVPADGEEEEFEDPNAFKEDFEIKFGQQLVAAVGKTWKRQALLEKLQPELGKISEREMKEIQKKLSTLDVDWSEGENPETANVDLEVTTSVDKDTVKAGEKVKITAKATNKGKKTLHRLKAISSSDNPVLDDKEFLFGKLAPGASKEWTVEVELPKDAMSRHDLLEFQVSGPEDKFGDTVKKPLRIVGLDRPQFAFAYEVVDASGDGVLQKDEKVTFRTIVKNVGQADSNETMVYLKNLAGEAVYLDKGRVKIDKIEKGTEEVAEFEFHLKEIPENDYIELEIDVFDNVFRDFVHKKIKVPFAASKDKVADAKGVAKVKSGPAKLFLGATTKADVAAMADKDATLPVVGKLDDWVKVDLGRRKAWIQKSLVDYDSGATAELSGVTRRNNFQSPQVELNPSTMMTSKDSVSLEAVVEDDSSIKDYYIFVVNRQDATSINTRKLEYTKVDGQKAEIASKIPLFKGMNRVSIIARDEDGMQTSQDTYIYRN, from the coding sequence ATGGAAAAACTGATGGGCAACCTCAAGCGCCACGGGCGTTTCATTGTCGCCTTCCTCTCGCTGGCCATCGCGTTTGTTCTGAGCGTTCAGTTCAGCGACCGCGGGGTGCAGTTCGATTTGAAGAACTCCGAGGTGTCGGCCTCCGAGGGTAAAGACGGCGAGTACGACTTGTCGGCGCTCAAGATCCTCAACCGGGTCTTGCTGCGCATCAAGGACAACTATGTCGAGCCCGAGCGCGTCGACCCCAACAAGATGCTCATCGCCGCGCTCGACGAGGTGCAAAACTCGATCACCGAGTTGGTGGTCACCTTCGTGGGGGGCAAAGAGAACCCGTCGGCCATCAAGGTCCACGTCAACGGGTCGACCAAAAGCTTCAAGGTCAAGGAACTCGAGAGCCTCTGGGAGATGAGCTTCCGGCTGCAGAAGATGTTCCGCTTTGTCGAAGAGCATCTGCAGGAGGACCCCGATCTCGACTTTCGCGAGATCGAGTACGCCGCCATCAACGGTATGCTCACCACCCTCGACCCGCACAGCACGCTCCTGCCGCCTCGCCACTACGAGGAGATGCAGACTCAGACCGGCGGTAAATTCGGCGGCCTGGGCATCGTCATCTCCATCCGTGACGGCGAGCTCACCGTCATGAGCCCGATCCCGGACACCCCGGCGGCCAAGCAAGGCATCAAGGCCAAAGACAAGATCGTGCGCATCGGCGAAGAGTCGACCATCAACATGAACCTCAACGAAGCCGTCAGCATGATGCGCGGCGAGCCGGGCACGGCGGTCGATATCTGGATCAAGCGCAAGGCGTGGAGCGAGCCCAGAAAGTTCACCGTGACCCGCGCGATCATCAACATCGAGTCGGTCGACAGTCAGGCCTTGGGCGACAAGGTCGGCTACATCCGCATCAAGAACTTCCAGGCCAACACCCACAGCGACCTGGTCAAGCACCTCAAGAAGCTCAAAAAGAAGATGGGCGGCATGCAGGGGCTCGTCCTCGACCTGCGCGACAACCCCGGCGGTCTTCTGGACCAGGCCATCAAAGTCAGCGACGCCTTCCTCGACCAGGGAGCCATCGTCAGCACCGTGGGCGTGGGGAACAAGATGCGCGACAAAAAGGTCGCCACCAAGTCGGGCACCGAGCCCAAGTATCCCATCGTGGTGCTGGTCAACGCCGGCAGCGCCTCGGCCTCCGAGATCGTCAGCGGCGCGCTGCAGAACCACGACCGCGCCCTGGTCGTCGGTGACACCACCTTCGGCAAAGGCTCGGTCCAGGTGCTCTACGAGTTCAACGACAACTCGGCGCTCAAGCTGACCGTGGCCCAGTACCTGACCCCGGGCGACATCTCCATTCAGGGCAAGGGCATCGCCCCGGACCTGCGCCTCGTGCCGGTGGCGCTGGCCGACGGCGAGGCCGACATGTTCCTGTCGAACAATATTTTGCGTGAGAGCGACCTCGAGAGCCACCTGTCCAACGCCGCGGCGCACGCCGCCGGTGACGGCGTCGGCTTTGTGCGCTTCCTCGAAGACGTGCCCGCCGACGGTGAAGAGGAGGAGTTCGAAGATCCCAACGCCTTCAAAGAGGACTTCGAGATCAAGTTCGGCCAGCAACTCGTCGCCGCCGTGGGCAAGACGTGGAAGCGCCAGGCGCTGCTCGAGAAGCTGCAGCCCGAGCTCGGCAAGATCTCCGAGCGTGAGATGAAGGAGATTCAGAAAAAGCTCTCCACGCTCGACGTCGATTGGTCTGAAGGTGAAAACCCGGAAACGGCCAACGTCGACCTCGAAGTGACCACCTCGGTCGACAAGGATACCGTCAAGGCCGGCGAGAAGGTCAAAATCACCGCCAAGGCCACCAACAAGGGCAAAAAGACCCTGCATCGCCTCAAGGCCATCTCCTCGAGCGACAACCCCGTGCTCGATGACAAGGAGTTTTTGTTCGGTAAGCTCGCGCCCGGTGCGTCCAAAGAGTGGACCGTCGAAGTCGAGCTTCCCAAAGACGCCATGAGCCGCCACGACCTGCTCGAGTTCCAGGTCAGCGGCCCCGAAGACAAGTTCGGTGACACGGTCAAAAAGCCGCTTCGCATCGTCGGCCTCGACCGGCCTCAGTTCGCCTTTGCCTACGAAGTGGTCGACGCCAGCGGCGACGGCGTGCTTCAAAAGGACGAGAAGGTGACCTTCCGCACCATCGTCAAGAACGTCGGCCAGGCCGACAGCAACGAGACGATGGTCTACCTCAAAAACCTCGCCGGTGAGGCCGTCTACCTCGACAAGGGCCGCGTCAAGATCGACAAGATCGAAAAGGGCACCGAAGAGGTCGCCGAGTTCGAATTCCACCTCAAGGAGATCCCCGAGAACGATTACATCGAGCTCGAGATCGACGTCTTCGACAACGTCTTCCGCGACTTCGTCCACAAAAAGATCAAGGTGCCGTTTGCCGCCAGCAAGGACAAGGTCGCAGACGCCAAGGGCGTGGCCAAGGTCAAAAGCGGCCCGGCTAAGCTCTTCCTGGGGGCCACGACCAAGGCCGATGTCGCCGCCATGGCCGACAAGGACGCCACCCTGCCTGTGGTCGGAAAGCTCGACGATTGGGTCAAGGTCGACCTGGGCCGACGCAAGGCTTGGATCCAGAAGTCGCTGGTCGACTACGATTCGGGCGCCACGGCCGAACTCAGCGGCGTGACCCGGCGCAACAACTTCCAGTCGCCGCAGGTCGAACTCAACCCGTCGACGATGATGACCTCCAAGGACTCGGTCTCGCTCGAGGCGGTCGTCGAAGATGATTCGTCCATCAAGGACTACTACATCTTCGTGGTCAACCGACAGGACGCCACCAGCATCAACACGCGCAAGCTCGAGTACACCAAGGTCGACGGCCAGAAGGCCGAGATCGCCTCGAAGATTCCGCTGTTCAAGGGGATGAACCGCGTCTCGATCATCGCGCGTGACGAAGACGGCATGCAGACGAGCCAAGACACGTACATCTACCGCAACTGA
- a CDS encoding cold shock domain-containing protein yields the protein MTTQGSVKWFNNAKGYGFIRVDGVDEDIFVHYSSILEDGFKTLKADEDVEFELQRGPKGLHATDVERLGLPN from the coding sequence ATGACAACTCAGGGCTCTGTCAAGTGGTTCAATAACGCAAAAGGGTACGGATTCATCCGAGTGGATGGTGTCGACGAAGATATCTTCGTGCACTACAGCTCCATTCTGGAGGACGGCTTCAAGACCTTGAAGGCCGATGAAGACGTCGAATTCGAACTCCAGCGCGGGCCCAAAGGACTGCACGCCACGGACGTCGAGCGACTTGGACTTCCCAACTAA
- a CDS encoding serine/threonine protein kinase, producing MSRMPEVGEVVDDVFRIESELDHGNFGAVYRAHDLLEDRTLALKVLKPGPHDEDELRQRFEREARLIYSLRHPHVLRVFYYGETLSGLPYMAMEFLEGTDLKTLLRHHGALNPRLVRRISLETLSALEAAHELGIVHRDLKPANIFLVNDGGKGHVKVLDFGFAKALEDDQSEELTAAKTLVGTPAYMSPELVHKKNVGPQADLYAMGLIIAEMLTGEKLVQIESVYDTILFQASDKPLKLPAEVNESIFADIIERAVEKDVTKRYQTATDMVLDLETLDLGEGRRSSKPGNPRVPNEFGQADEDASTTPHSLGMPSMREIDQALANDGGQPNGNAQSRGGGRRSIDPFADFPAYEESGPVGGLGTTKERPSYDLDPAGDDMATTNRRSGYDVAPIEDSSPRVEPRNTGSFAPPIDEQPTQEFNRDDHAAMLGGSGPQPANIRATDEIDLASERPSPAAEAKSSSVVKEILLGVVIGGLILGVFLYFLSTQ from the coding sequence ATGTCTCGGATGCCCGAGGTCGGCGAGGTCGTCGATGATGTGTTTCGCATCGAGTCCGAGCTCGACCATGGAAATTTTGGCGCGGTCTATCGAGCCCATGATCTCCTCGAGGACCGCACCCTCGCGCTCAAAGTGCTCAAGCCCGGCCCTCACGACGAGGACGAGCTTCGCCAGCGCTTCGAGCGTGAGGCACGGCTGATCTACAGCCTGCGCCATCCCCATGTCTTGCGCGTCTTCTACTACGGCGAGACCCTCTCGGGCCTGCCGTACATGGCCATGGAGTTTCTGGAGGGCACCGATCTCAAGACGCTGTTGCGCCATCACGGTGCGCTCAATCCTCGACTGGTGCGGCGTATCTCCCTTGAAACGTTGTCTGCTCTTGAAGCTGCCCACGAGTTGGGAATCGTCCACCGCGACTTGAAGCCGGCCAACATCTTTTTGGTCAACGACGGGGGCAAGGGACACGTCAAAGTGCTCGATTTTGGCTTCGCCAAAGCCCTCGAAGACGACCAGAGCGAGGAGCTGACCGCCGCCAAGACCCTGGTGGGCACCCCCGCTTATATGTCGCCCGAGCTCGTACACAAGAAAAACGTCGGCCCTCAGGCCGATCTGTACGCCATGGGGCTGATCATCGCCGAGATGCTCACCGGCGAGAAGCTCGTCCAGATCGAGTCGGTCTACGACACGATCCTGTTCCAAGCCTCCGACAAACCCCTGAAGCTTCCGGCCGAGGTCAACGAGTCGATCTTTGCCGACATCATCGAACGCGCAGTCGAAAAGGACGTCACCAAGCGCTACCAGACCGCCACCGACATGGTGCTCGACCTGGAAACGCTCGACCTGGGCGAGGGGCGCCGCTCCTCGAAGCCGGGCAACCCCCGGGTGCCCAACGAGTTCGGCCAGGCCGACGAAGACGCTTCGACGACCCCGCACTCGCTGGGGATGCCCTCGATGCGCGAGATCGACCAGGCCCTGGCCAACGACGGCGGCCAGCCCAACGGGAACGCCCAGTCCAGAGGGGGTGGAAGGCGCTCCATCGACCCGTTCGCCGACTTTCCCGCCTACGAAGAGTCGGGGCCGGTCGGCGGCTTGGGCACCACCAAAGAGCGTCCCAGCTACGACCTCGATCCTGCGGGCGACGACATGGCCACGACCAACCGTCGCTCCGGCTACGACGTCGCTCCCATCGAAGACAGCTCGCCCCGCGTCGAACCCCGCAATACCGGCTCGTTCGCCCCTCCGATCGACGAGCAGCCCACCCAGGAGTTCAACCGCGACGACCACGCGGCCATGCTCGGCGGATCTGGCCCTCAACCCGCCAACATCCGCGCCACCGACGAAATCGACCTCGCCAGCGAGCGGCCTTCCCCGGCCGCCGAGGCCAAGAGCTCGAGCGTGGTCAAA
- a CDS encoding 5'-deoxyadenosine deaminase gives MTDSTTLLRNATIVTMNDAFDVIEGDVLIRDGNIEAVGQVDVQQADGAEVVDVGGQALIPGFVQTHIHLCQTLMRNLADDMVLIDWLRKRIWPYEAALEPDELYASAELGLAELVLGGTTTLLDMGTVRHTDAVGEAVKASGIRAFIGKCMMDHGDQVPGPLLEDSKESLRESLALAERWDGAAEGRIRYAFAPRFAVSCTRGLLESVVEAANDLDLHIHTHSSETEFENEFTHKHYGVSNIEFLEQIGMTRPKSVFAHGVHVSDHECQVLAHTGSAVSHCPSSNLKLASGIANMPRYDKYGVQVSLGADGAPCNNNLDAFVEMRLAALIQKPIHGPRAMPARRVLELATIDGARALHIDDKVGSIEVGKSADLVVVDLDADPGCGPGGDVYSRLVYSAHRSNVRHVFASGRQVVRNGELAGVDLDRVLDTAAGAQRAVVERMEEI, from the coding sequence GTGACTGACTCGACGACCCTGCTGCGCAACGCCACCATCGTGACCATGAACGACGCCTTCGACGTCATCGAAGGCGACGTGTTGATTCGTGACGGCAACATCGAGGCGGTGGGCCAGGTCGACGTGCAGCAGGCCGACGGAGCCGAAGTCGTCGACGTCGGCGGCCAAGCGCTCATCCCCGGCTTTGTGCAGACCCACATCCACCTGTGCCAGACGTTGATGCGCAACCTGGCCGACGACATGGTGCTCATCGACTGGCTGCGAAAGCGCATCTGGCCCTACGAGGCCGCCCTCGAGCCCGACGAGCTGTACGCCAGCGCCGAGCTGGGACTGGCCGAATTGGTGCTGGGCGGCACCACCACGCTGCTCGACATGGGCACTGTGCGTCACACCGACGCTGTGGGCGAGGCGGTCAAAGCCTCGGGCATCCGCGCGTTCATCGGCAAGTGCATGATGGACCACGGTGACCAAGTCCCCGGGCCGCTGCTCGAGGACTCGAAGGAGAGCCTGCGTGAGAGCCTCGCTCTGGCCGAGCGTTGGGACGGGGCGGCCGAGGGGCGTATCCGCTATGCCTTTGCGCCACGCTTCGCCGTGTCGTGCACGCGCGGGCTTCTTGAGTCGGTGGTCGAGGCGGCCAACGACCTCGACCTGCATATCCACACCCACAGCTCCGAAACCGAATTCGAAAACGAGTTCACCCACAAGCATTACGGGGTGAGCAACATCGAGTTCCTCGAGCAAATCGGCATGACGCGGCCCAAGAGTGTCTTCGCCCACGGCGTTCACGTCAGTGACCACGAATGCCAGGTGCTCGCTCACACCGGCTCGGCGGTCAGTCACTGCCCGTCGAGTAACCTCAAGCTCGCCAGCGGCATTGCGAATATGCCGCGCTACGACAAGTACGGCGTGCAGGTGTCGCTGGGCGCCGACGGGGCGCCGTGCAACAACAACCTGGACGCCTTCGTCGAGATGCGCCTGGCTGCGCTCATCCAAAAGCCGATCCACGGCCCGCGCGCCATGCCCGCCCGTCGCGTGCTCGAGTTGGCGACCATCGACGGTGCCCGCGCGCTGCACATCGACGACAAGGTGGGAAGCATCGAGGTGGGCAAGAGCGCCGACCTGGTGGTCGTCGATCTCGACGCCGATCCGGGGTGTGGCCCGGGAGGGGACGTCTACTCGCGCCTCGTCTACTCGGCTCACCGCAGCAACGTGCGCCATGTATTCGCCTCCGGGCGTCAGGTGGTGCGCAACGGCGAACTCGCCGGCGTCGATCTCGACCGGGTGCTCGACACCGCTGCAGGCGCGCAACGCGCCGTCGTCGAGCGGATGGAAGAGATCTGA
- the mtaB gene encoding tRNA (N(6)-L-threonylcarbamoyladenosine(37)-C(2))-methylthiotransferase MtaB: protein MKVHFVTHGCKANQYDTEKFRQELEARGAVAVDDPLEADACVVNTCTVTNNADAGARKAIRRLKRDNPDVQIIVAGCSAALRFDDYMDMDEVTGVVKGHDAVAVAGMVAPEAPLVDRDEEPIGGVLLEKNERGTRGWMKIQDGCNRRCSFCATKLARGKSRSRLEDDIVAEAEQLAEFHRELVFTGIHIGHYGHDLEGGKKEHTLSKLIRRLLDEVPDVRFRLGSIEATEIDDLMIDLLETSGGRLVPHLHVPMQAGSNAVLRNMRRWHTREQYRDRLVEIVERLPYLGLGADVIVGFPGETDEDFAQTRDLVETLPFTYLHVFPYSERDGTVAADMDDKIHGDIKSARSQELRELAQAKGEAYHRSRVGQAAEIVVEENNYGVTEDYLRVRLTGNPDERTGDLVYAPLQMDDGELIARV, encoded by the coding sequence ATGAAAGTCCACTTTGTCACACACGGCTGCAAGGCCAATCAGTACGACACCGAAAAGTTTCGCCAGGAGCTCGAGGCCCGCGGGGCGGTCGCCGTCGACGACCCCCTCGAGGCGGACGCGTGCGTGGTGAACACCTGCACGGTGACCAACAACGCCGATGCCGGCGCGCGCAAGGCGATTCGCCGCCTCAAACGTGACAACCCGGACGTCCAGATCATCGTGGCCGGCTGCTCGGCGGCGCTTCGCTTCGACGACTATATGGACATGGACGAGGTCACCGGGGTGGTCAAAGGCCACGACGCGGTGGCCGTGGCCGGCATGGTCGCCCCCGAGGCGCCGCTGGTCGATCGCGACGAAGAGCCCATCGGTGGGGTGCTACTGGAGAAGAACGAGCGTGGCACGCGCGGCTGGATGAAGATCCAGGACGGCTGCAACCGTCGCTGCTCGTTTTGCGCCACCAAGCTCGCCCGCGGCAAGAGCCGCTCTCGCCTCGAAGACGACATCGTCGCCGAGGCCGAGCAGCTCGCCGAGTTCCACCGCGAGCTCGTCTTTACGGGCATCCACATCGGCCACTACGGCCACGATCTGGAGGGCGGCAAAAAGGAGCACACGCTCTCCAAGCTCATCCGCCGGCTGCTCGATGAAGTCCCCGACGTGCGTTTTCGGCTCGGCAGCATCGAGGCGACCGAGATCGACGACCTGATGATCGACCTGCTCGAGACCTCCGGCGGGCGCCTGGTGCCCCATCTGCACGTGCCCATGCAGGCCGGCTCGAACGCCGTGTTGCGCAACATGCGCCGCTGGCACACCCGCGAGCAGTACCGCGATCGTCTCGTCGAGATCGTCGAGCGGCTGCCCTATCTGGGCCTCGGCGCCGACGTCATCGTCGGCTTCCCCGGTGAGACGGACGAGGACTTTGCCCAGACACGCGACCTGGTCGAGACGCTCCCGTTTACCTACCTGCACGTGTTCCCTTACTCCGAGCGAGACGGCACGGTGGCCGCCGACATGGACGACAAGATCCACGGCGACATCAAGTCGGCGCGCAGCCAGGAGCTTCGCGAGCTCGCCCAGGCCAAGGGCGAAGCCTACCATCGCTCTCGGGTCGGCCAGGCCGCCGAGATCGTCGTCGAGGAGAACAACTACGGCGTGACCGAAGATTACCTGCGGGTGCGCCTGACCGGGAATCCCGACGAGCGCACCGGCGATCTGGTCTATGCGCCGCTGCAGATGGATGATGGTGAATTGATCGCTCGGGTCTGA
- a CDS encoding methyltransferase codes for MLSAKSILSYAVLAALWIALVWSGHTWAATGFLIASTLAYVGFVGVSLWLEDSASWFTSRWGPEEGFRRFREPAAVIMNNYGISLVVLAVVTRDTMALGVGDWFYWTIGGLLVAVGYGIKHWARRTIGDGYYWVDFFAPPDEIEHSAEGPYRWFSNPMYTIGYAHAYGVAIALASLHALLAAAFMQVSILAFWWFIERAHYREVYAAELEMQGEPSA; via the coding sequence ATGCTTTCAGCTAAATCGATCCTCTCGTACGCCGTACTCGCCGCCCTGTGGATTGCGCTCGTTTGGTCCGGCCATACATGGGCCGCGACGGGCTTTCTGATCGCAAGCACCCTGGCCTACGTCGGCTTTGTGGGCGTGTCGCTGTGGCTTGAAGACAGCGCCAGTTGGTTTACGAGCCGGTGGGGGCCCGAAGAGGGGTTCCGCCGATTCAGGGAGCCGGCCGCGGTCATCATGAACAACTACGGAATCAGCCTGGTGGTCCTCGCCGTCGTCACGCGCGACACCATGGCGCTGGGTGTCGGAGATTGGTTCTACTGGACGATCGGCGGGCTGCTGGTCGCAGTGGGCTACGGCATCAAGCATTGGGCGCGGCGCACCATCGGCGACGGCTACTACTGGGTCGATTTCTTCGCCCCGCCCGACGAGATCGAACACAGCGCCGAAGGCCCCTACCGCTGGTTCTCCAACCCCATGTACACGATCGGCTACGCGCACGCCTACGGCGTGGCGATTGCACTCGCCTCGCTGCATGCACTACTGGCAGCCGCCTTCATGCAGGTGAGCATCCTAGCTTTTTGGTGGTTTATCGAGCGGGCGCATTACCGGGAGGTATACGCTGCCGAACTCGAGATGCAGGGGGAGCCGAGCGCCTGA
- the bcp gene encoding thioredoxin-dependent thiol peroxidase: MGTNPVLKVGDEAPDFTLDSDDAGEVSLSDLRGQKVVLYFYPKDMTPGCTTQACDFRDNMDTFEDKGFKVLGVSPDPVERHEKFRDKHDLNFTLLADPDHQVAEAYGVWREKKNYGKTYTGIVRSTFFIDEEGKIAEIQDNVRAKGHVDRLLRDSV, from the coding sequence ATGGGCACCAACCCAGTTTTGAAGGTAGGCGACGAGGCTCCCGATTTCACGCTCGATTCCGACGACGCGGGCGAGGTTTCGCTGAGCGATCTCCGCGGCCAGAAGGTCGTTTTGTACTTCTACCCGAAGGACATGACTCCCGGCTGCACCACCCAGGCGTGCGACTTCCGTGACAATATGGACACCTTCGAAGACAAAGGCTTCAAGGTGCTGGGCGTGTCGCCCGATCCGGTCGAACGCCACGAGAAGTTTCGCGACAAGCACGACCTGAACTTCACGCTCTTGGCCGACCCGGACCACCAGGTCGCCGAGGCGTACGGCGTGTGGCGCGAGAAGAAGAATTACGGCAAGACCTACACGGGGATCGTGCGCTCGACGTTCTTCATCGACGAAGAGGGCAAGATCGCCGAGATCCAGGACAACGTGCGCGCCAAAGGGCACGTGGATCGTCTGTTGCGCGACAGCGTGTGA